In the Uranotaenia lowii strain MFRU-FL chromosome 1, ASM2978415v1, whole genome shotgun sequence genome, TTCACGTTCTTGGTGCTACCCACCCAGGAATCGTAGCACACGGCGTTGTCCTTCGGCATCGACATAAGGGGCCGCAACCGCTCTGAAGGGACATTCTTAACGACGTATTTAGATCCGACAATCTGTGGATGTTGATTTTCAAAGGATAAAAGCATATTATAATTGTGAATAGATGAATGAATGATGGTTTCATattttagatttcttttttAGGGGTGAACGTATGCAAATCTATATGCAGCactaagaaataagaaatggcACTTTAGACCTTAAacctgagacgtgagaagtaatAAGTGAGACAAAAATGGTTTATATCCACTATCTTTCATGACAGGTTTCAGATCTAAGCTCTTAGATTTCAGGTCTAAGGTGtaaggtcttatgtctcaggctGCAGGTTTTATGTTATAAGTCTTAGGTTCCAAGTTATATGTCAGAATGTTTGAAGACTCAGAATTTTGGAACTAGCAcgatttttttacacggttttccgcaatCAGCGCGGTGTTTGAATACGGTTTTTACGCGGTACAAAAACCAGCGTAAAAACCTTGGTGTGCTCTTTGAACACAACTGATTGTAATATGTACTTTTTATCTCATCGTATTAAGAAATATTATGACAAAGTGCGAAGTTTGGACCACTTACGAtaaatttgcattaaaaacctagatttcaaaaactaaaatattcacatgtattttaaaaactactgtaattccaattaataaattaaaattaaattttgaatgatggtTTCTGTTGGACGAAACTATTTCTTAAGCCTAACATACCTTCACATCGGCTTTGACGAAGATCTCGTGACAGTATCCTCGTTGTGTATCCTTGCCCGGGATCATTCTTCGTACGACATCACCCGGCATCAATGTTCGATCGGCAAGGCCAACCTACAGAGAGAAAGGATGCgaatcagaaaaataaacatacatgAAAGCATTAAATATTCAAACCCCAATATTCCTAAAAGGTGAAAATAAGTGAAGTGTGATACACTGACTAATGCTGACATGACAAATTCAAAAGAATCAatacttttcaaatatttcgacCTGTTTCTCTTATATAACTACATTGATTTATAAAGCCTCCAAATTTCGTTCTATGACAGAATTTGTTAAGCAATAGTTCTACTCCGATAGAAAAACAACCGAAATTTTCATACGTACCCTGTTTTGACGAACAATTTCTTCGAGGCCCTCTGGATGCCAACAGGCTCGGATCTCACCCTTCTTGAGAGCATCCTCATCGAATCCTTCCTCTTCGCTAACCTCGAAATTTTCCAGGACGAGCCCAAACTTGACATGACCCTTGCCGTCGATACAAAAAATTTCGTCCTCGTAGAAGTATTGATTTTCTGGACTAGGATCGtcttgttgctgttgttgttgcaaCTGCGAACTACGGGATGAACTTTTCAGTAGGACTTTGTTCGATTTGGTGGACAAGCCGGGGCTGCTGCCGCTGCTATTGTTAGAGGCCATTGAACGAATCCTTGGGGACCCGCCTAACAATCAAACACCATTCGATCGAAACGCAAATACTGTGGTACCGTTTTGCTAATCACTTTTGGAGGCGGATAACACCTGAATCATCAAGATTTCCTTCGATTATTCCACTGCAGAAATACCTACTGTCCAAGCTAGGCACAAGTAAAAAGCACTATCCATACAGCTTACTGCGATACGTACCgaaagtaatgaaaatgaatcaaataatgagattttcttttgtttcgttCTTGACAGATGGAGAGCTGCACGATGACATAATTCTCATAATTCTTTTGGATTCTTCTTTTCGCCATCTGCAGATGGAAAGTCGAATCGGACCTTTTTTCGAGTATTAATTCACAATCGTGTATAAAACATGACGCCACCCACTGTCGgagttttcccctttttttcagGAGTAAAGCTATTGGTTTCTCACTTTCACACATAGAAAATTGGACCATGCATGATATATACCGCGCCCATCACCCCTATCACTGATGTGGGAGGGCAAAACTGTGGGTGAGtggaaaaaagtataatttaatATCATAAATACGGCATCACTCAAGTCAAGCagagaaattttgttaaatatgcATCAGCATAAATCAATTCCTACCTGTTGCGGATTAGCTTCGCGACAGGGTTTCGAACGCAATATTAAACACCCTTTTTAGCTTGATTTGATCAGCTTAAAAGCtacaaataaatttcatttttaatgatcATTTTACAAAAGGCAATATAATAAGGACTTACATTTTAGTGTTTAAACTGAATTCTTACAATTGGAAAAGATATCGGGTTTTAGTTCCACGGTTTACTCTAAGCTGTTTCGACCACGTTTGGTACTTCCTCACTGTTTTGATTTCCGTTCGGTGACAGATCTTCTTTGTGCACCCTCACCAATTCTGCTTGGTTTGGCATAGTTGCCAGTTTCGTTTTTAGCTGAGCCGTTGCTCGAATCGGAGGGTCGACGGATGTACAGTTGGCCTCAACAATCTCCCCCCCGTAAGACGATGTTGTCCCTTCAGCAATCTCGTCCTTACACTCGTCCACGACGTCGATCACGGCCAGATTCCCCACAGCTCGACGCATTTTTCCAGCATTGGTTTGAACCACCGCTTGTCTGGCAACCTTGTCTCTACCAAGAGTGACCTCGATAATTTTTCCTCGGACCCAGCTGTTGCGTTGTTTTCCGTCAGCAACGAAGACTAGATCCCCTACCTCGATGGGTTTCGTATTGTTAAACCACTTGGTGCGCCTGGCGATGGTTGGAAGGTATTCCCTCAACCATCTTCTCCAGAACCCGTCTAAGATATGTTGTGCTAGATTCCAGCTGCTCCGTAGACACTCAAGGGCACTGGTGGAATCCTTCGGTGGTTGTTTGACTCCGGTTGAGCTACCAAGAAGGAAATGGTTTGGTGTTAAGGCCTCATCGGTCGCATCGTTCAGTGGTATGTAAGTCAACGGCCGGCTATTTATCATGCTCTCGGCTTCCAAGATGATTGTTTCAAAAGTCTCGTCATCAGGAACCCTAGGGATGTCATGAAAGGCTTCTAGTGCAGTTTTTACGGATCGCACTAGGCGCTCCCAGACTCCGCCTGTATGAGGTGCTGCTGGGGGGTTGAAGTACCATTTGGTGTTGGTGTTAGTGAATGTCTCCGCGCATCTTTGGTTGATGTTGTTAAGTTGACGTTGCAGCTCATTAGCGGCTCCTCTAAAGTTTGTGCCATTATCGGTGTATATTTCGGCTGGAGCCCCACGTCGAGCTATAAAGCGGCGTATGCAGAATTTACAGGAGACAGCGGAAAGGCTGTGGGCGACTTCAAGGTGGATAGCTCTGGTTGTAAAACATGTGAAGAGGGCTACCCAGCGTTTCACATGCGATCGTCCAACCCTAACCAGGATTGGGCCAAAGTAATCCAGACCAACGTAGGTGAAAGGTCGCTGGAACGCTACGAGCCGAGCTTTCGGTAAAGGAGCCATCATCGGTTGCATCGGGGAACTGCCGTAGACCTTGCACCATTGACAACGGGAACCTACAGTGCGTATCAGCTTCCGAAGTCCCGTTATGTAGAAAAGCTGGCGGATCTCGTTGAAAACAGTCTCGGCATTTCGATGCAAGTAGCGGCGGTGATAGTAATCTACAAGAAGGAACGTTATAGGATGGTTTTTGGCTAGGATTATAGGACACTTAGCTTCGATCGGCAAGTTGGGGGCGGCGCCGATACGACCGTCCATTCTGACCAATCCCTCTTCATCGATGTAAGCTGATAATTTGTATAGCGGACTGGTGATCGGCACCACCCCCGCAGGCTTTCCATTTTGGACTCTCCGTAATGCGACCATTTCCTCTGGAAACGATTCTTGTTGGATAATCTGCAGTAATACCATTTCAGCTTGGCGTAGATACTTTTGGTCGAGAAGTTCTAGAGACTTCGGTTCGTTTGATGTTTCGCTGCGACTTCGCGGAGTGCCAAATCGAAATGCATACGCGATTGTTCGGTGCATTCTCTCCCACTTGTGGAATCGGTGAACGTCAATTAGTTTTTCGTCGGCTTTCTTTGCATGGAAGTAACTTGAGCGCAATTCTTCATTCCCATTTGCTGGATTCCATTTTTGTTCAGGCCACGAATCTTCGCTGCCCCAGAGGAAATCTGGTCCACGCAACCATCTGCTCTCGGCTTCAAAGCATGGTCCCCGACCCCATTTGGTGGCTTCGTCGGCTACGTTGCTGCGAGAAGGTACCCATTTCCATTCCATGATGTTTGTTGATGTTAAAATCTCTCCAATCCTACAGGCCACGTATGAATGATACTTGCGTGTATCAGAATGAATCCAGTGGAGCACTGTCGCTGAGTCGGTCCAGAAAAATCGTTCAGTTATTGgtatttgatggtttttttgtatgaaatctGCTAGGCGTGTTCCCAACACTGCTGACTGTAGTTCGAGCCTTGGGATGGACAGCGTTTTAACAGGAGCGACCTTAGATTTCCCACCCACTAGGGAACATCGAATTACGCCTCCGTCGGTGTAGCGAAAATAAGCGACACAAGCATATGCCTCTTCGCTGGCGTCGACAAGTACATGGAGTTGGATTGGTTTGCAAAGCTCGGGGACAGCCGCCCCGAAGTAGGAtcttggaatatgaatgttacCCAATCCAGAGAACAAATTCGTCCATCGTTTCCAGTTCGAGAATATTTCATCGTTTACTTCGTCGTCCCAGTTACATCCAGTTTTCCACAGTTTTTGTATGATTATTTTCCCTTGAATTATGAATGCGGCCAGCAATCCGAGTGGGTCATAGATGGtcattattattcttagtatttgGCGTTTTGTAGGGCGAATTGAACCATCAATTAGCTTGCGGTCAAAGTTCGGAAGATTCAGGGAAAAGGTAAAGACATCGTTTACTGGCAACCATTGAATGCCCAGTACAGATTCTATTTCTTTCGGAAATATGCCCAACTCTTTAGGCGGAAGGGGGATCTCGCCGATGGCTTTAAGAACGTATGAAGAATTAGACCTGAAATTTCGGATTTCAAACCCACCTTGGCGATGTACGAATCGAATATCGTTGGTCAGACTGATTATTTGCTCTTCTGTATCTTTGCTGTCTAAATAGTCGTCGACATAGTGACCATTGATTATGGCCTCTGCTGCTTCAGGGTATTTATCCTCATAGTCCCTGGCGTTGAGGTTTTTAATGTAGTGTGCTGAACAAGGTGAACAGGCAGAACCGAAAGTTGCAACGTCCATGGTGTAGACTTCCGGTTTGGCGGATGGATCATCTCTCCACAAGAACCTCTGAGCAGACAGATCTTCACTTCGAATTTTTATCTGGTGGAACATTTCTTTCAAGTCGCCACATATTGCCACCCTTCTAGACCGAAATCGGAAGAGAATTGCAGGAAGTGACGTGAGTAGATCCGGCCCTTTTAGTACCAATGAGTTGAATGAGGTGTTCCGAACTTTCGACGAGGCATCCCAAATAAGTCGcagtttttctggttttttgggGCTAATAACGACGCCTAATGGTAAATACCAGACTCGTTTCGGATCCGCAGAATTCAGTTCCTCGTAAGTGGCTTTATGAGCGTATCCCTTTTCAAGGTATTCGTTAATGTGTTGCTTTACGCGATTGGCCAATTCgggatttttataaattttcttttctaaaCTGTTTAACCGACTAAGAGCCATAGAAAACCCATCCGGAAAGACAACATTGTCGCTTTTCCACAAAATTCCGGTTTCAAACCCTCCAGGAATTCGGCGTGTGGTGGATTCTAATATTTCTCGAGCACGCTTATCTTCATTGGACTCGAGTGCTAT is a window encoding:
- the LOC129742523 gene encoding uncharacterized protein LOC129742523 gives rise to the protein MPPKVVRTFSCSLCKDPDNNHMVQCDRCQSWYHYQCVGVGDSVADRSWLCPSCDKHSTTVAPETLRKNESKSQRSKASTSTSVKAAKAALDLQQLQEQKQLELQRIQEETIQAEKEVALAKSRLESEKKQREKEAALEKKRLEDERKRQEAEEEFERLQLKKETIRQEALRKLEEKFLAEKYRILNAQLDEDGSSKSGCSEFSGRRTKQWVEDLLKNHEVICHDERPNEAGPNRIRDPLEEPKQPLNSTEIVNPNGNARNLEIREHADRIREFPIESPIRSDHNQPPVPKVDGRLGTQDHVQRECEFPNQQNISSGCNTLTSGQLAARSVFSKELPTFTGNPEEWPLFYSSYLTGTKECGLTNAENLIRLQRCLKGEALEAVRSCLLIPETVPCAMETLEMCYGRPDVLVNTLLVKIRNTPAPKEGRLETLIAYGLAIKNFCNHILAAKLEDHFNNPTLLQELVEKLPMETKMKWADYMELTGERSLGCFGRFMHEVLRKAITVTPYNPHTVNKPVRGEEPRPKGGVKYKGYLNHHSEAQAPGEGKDDQPHIKKACIACEKPGHRLENCGKFENYSIDERRKIVRLHNLCWSCLKSHVPWPCRRPKDCSYEGCRYRHHPLLHSPPSEGRPNPSPNNFHRTDSTAIYRIVPVTIHNGSQSIPTFALLDEASEVTMIEQDLADNLNLKGTLEPLHLQWTANVTRFEENSRSIDLQISGKDKRKRYCLKNARTVEVLELPIQSICHQELIEEYPHLRGLPLTDYEFARPQLLIGLENIHLATPLKICEGAHGQPIATKTRLGWCIYGAIPCLKTRKSYQQLFHGNEQTEDEKLNEIIKQHIVIDNLGVRSTGIALESNEDKRAREILESTTRRIPGGFETGILWKSDNVVFPDGFSMALSRLNSLEKKIYKNPELANRVKQHINEYLEKGYAHKATYEELNSADPKRVWYLPLGVVISPKKPEKLRLIWDASSKVRNTSFNSLVLKGPDLLTSLPAILFRFRSRRVAICGDLKEMFHQIKIRSEDLSAQRFLWRDDPSAKPEVYTMDVATFGSACSPCSAHYIKNLNARDYEDKYPEAAEAIINGHYVDDYLDSKDTEEQIISLTNDIRFVHRQGGFEIRNFRSNSSYVLKAIGEIPLPPKELGIFPKEIESVLGIQWLPVNDVFTFSLNLPNFDRKLIDGSIRPTKRQILRIIMTIYDPLGLLAAFIIQGKIIIQKLWKTGCNWDDEVNDEIFSNWKRWTNLFSGLGNIHIPRSYFGAAVPELCKPIQLHVLVDASEEAYACVAYFRYTDGGVIRCSLVGGKSKVAPVKTLSIPRLELQSAVLGTRLADFIQKNHQIPITERFFWTDSATVLHWIHSDTRKYHSYVACRIGEILTSTNIMEWKWVPSRSNVADEATKWGRGPCFEAESRWLRGPDFLWGSEDSWPEQKWNPANGNEELRSSYFHAKKADEKLIDVHRFHKWERMHRTIAYAFRFGTPRSRSETSNEPKSLELLDQKYLRQAEMVLLQIIQQESFPEEMVALRRVQNGKPAGVVPITSPLYKLSAYIDEEGLVRMDGRIGAAPNLPIEAKCPIILAKNHPITFLLVDYYHRRYLHRNAETVFNEIRQLFYITGLRKLIRTVGSRCQWCKVYGSSPMQPMMAPLPKARLVAFQRPFTYVGLDYFGPILVRVGRSHVKRWVALFTCFTTRAIHLEVAHSLSAVSCKFCIRRFIARRGAPAEIYTDNGTNFRGAANELQRQLNNINQRCAETFTNTNTKWYFNPPAAPHTGGVWERLVRSVKTALEAFHDIPRVPDDETFETIILEAESMINSRPLTYIPLNDATDEALTPNHFLLGSSTGVKQPPKDSTSALECLRSSWNLAQHILDGFWRRWLREYLPTIARRTKWFNNTKPIEVGDLVFVADGKQRNSWVRGKIIEVTLGRDKVARQAVVQTNAGKMRRAVGNLAVIDVVDECKDEIAEGTTSSYGGEIVEANCTSVDPPIRATAQLKTKLATMPNQAELVRVHKEDLSPNGNQNSEEVPNVVETA